The Aphelocoma coerulescens isolate FSJ_1873_10779 chromosome 14, UR_Acoe_1.0, whole genome shotgun sequence genome has a window encoding:
- the GTF3C1 gene encoding general transcription factor 3C polypeptide 1 isoform X1: MEAMEPLWALLDEVALEGLDGITAAALWHRLAARSPPFPLPLEPDTQQLLWAALSAQPDVRFYLLPRPRPPLRLHDRYEEIDLETGILESKRDPVSSDDIYPVHMILDNKDGIQGSCQYFKERVDITDQIRKKDLQPCYTYKEAVEKWGEKLVIVASQEQRYRALIGWEGDPDLKLPDFSYCILERLGRARWQGELQRDLHSGAFKVDAGKLHYHRRVLDRSGLITMQSHVIRLPSGAQQHSILLLLTRFHVDRRSKYDILMEKLSSMLSARSNQMETLGNLREELGLCERTFKRLYQYMMNAGLAKVVSVPLQDINPNGGPYKTKKGTDVMVRCLKLLKEFRKKMEDYHDDDEEIITKVVQPVDIVCERDMLTQAYQLIESRGTKGISQAEIRLAMNVGKLEARMLCRLLDRYKVVKGFMEDEGRQRTTKYISYIFAEESDLNRQFEREKARSEELATVTLALVPEDYPRVEDVSPGEDETVASESDNEEEGKNRKRRGKGRKTSSGSPLKSSVQGDAHQTTPAKGSKPTAVKSQGKKQPSPQILEDPEELSDNISGESSTLGTLKQESSVSTCAHPTDEDGDVAVVEEVRLEDPKKPCGHRKEKRSKAAAVERPHETYRLLKRRNLIVEAVRNLRLIESLFTLQKMVMDQEKQEGVSTKCCKKSIVRLVQRLAREGLLRLYRTTVIQDGISKKVEFVVHPSVSPSDPLVRSAIEQVRFRISNSSTANRIKVPQTPTSQDHGEEENQGQEAVPDSGKSQESSCKADNSRAGKTDEKMGITQLKNYHPVTVPGLGRSLGFLPKMPRLRMVHMFLWYLIYGHPLNETRQKGSSDGERTQGLGENAAVIEAQPDGTLEIVTTVVNPETSAQETEVDLSHQTVYVDDSSWMRYIPPLPVHREFGFGWALVSDILLCLPLSVFVQIVQVSYKVEGLEDFLNDPLKKHTLIRFLPRPVRQQLLYKRRYIFSVVENLQRLCYMGLLQFGPTEKFQDKDQVFVYMKRNAVIVDTTICDLHYNLAQSSRPFERRWYVLNTLQDVENFWFDLQCVCLNTPLGVVRCPRTKRSNLPGEETAVDVEKEQESAVNKHNLERKCAMLEYTTGSREVVDDGSIPGDGLGAAGLDSSFYGHLKRNWIWTSYIINKTRKENTVSENGLTARLQTFLTKHPLPLSTGGNKINILGEARVGSESLIHKEEYIEISKEPTQDRTKRVRGGKSQKRKRLRKDVGKKTKKKKKEEDSVDKSKRLRYHDKADQSALLRMTRLRVTWTVQEDSLLMLCRIASHVLNAKVKGPFVPWQVVRDLMHSSFEESLDKTSHSVGRRARYIVRNPQTYLNYKVCLAEVYQDKALIDDFMNRENNYEDPQVCAKEFKEFVERLKEKFSSTLGNPKLEIPDTLEELFSRFRVLAIGEDTDQGTKEDNLSSIYDIHFLVLQNLIQSTLALSDNQMESCQSFQTFRLYQEYQDDILVKAFLECQRRSLVNRRRVNHTLGPKKSRALPFVPMSYQLSQSYYRVFTWRFPSTICTESFQFLEKLKDAEKSDQPHNFSFKDEENASSEGMVAFPMDGPGGQCVAMLSLFSLGLVAVNVRIPEQIIVVDSSMVENEVIKSLGKEALEDDDDDDDDLDDSSGGKRRIEVKPRQASHTNYLLMRGYYSPGIVSTRNLSPSDNIVVNSCQVKVRLRCTPIPGRLSSPVPSLLDHMAVGISCLPETFTRLIKVQEENYEVEKFLHECTERYGYNPRDVAAVLEIRKAIEATSHFGICKAELSKHFCSYEQVEAERSRSLEQYIQDLIEMQQVLEVGGHTVRLVAIVFARPWLLRSVCLKNKAEDADQPGADTALPDVPQEHLPSEPGKGQECLGEEEQLGKDTQCASDDEPPRKRCKTDVLQDDHQLCQGAQPALGSTNGRNLDAAVPEPVTRKEAVSGGEEAPGGGSLGGQAEPPAEFPEPAPEAVDVDTYKEQVEPCSEDKELEVENDELSTEHNKQIPITEQSASEQDDDLSYFQENPGVSKGSSMTDVSQAARDRACENVCFIGRPWRIVDGNLNKPVCKGMMEAVLYHVMTKPGVTQAGLLQHYSGVLQPVAVLEILQGLETLGCIRRFYMKKPSPVSLFSQPVVEEQLKNPKLSETPTIYYEPTIDCTLRLGRVFPCEMNWNKWVQIIPV; the protein is encoded by the exons CTCTGGGCGCTGCTGGACGAGGtggccctggaggggctggacgGCATCACCGCGGCCGCGCTCTGGCACCGCCTGGCCGCCCGCTCGCCGCCCTTCCCGCTGCCGCTGGAGCCCGACacgcagcagctgctctgggccgCGCTCAGCGCCCAGCCCGACGTGCGCTTCTACCTCCTGCCCCGGCCGCGCCCGCCGCTCCGCCTGCACGACCG ataTGAAGAAATAGACCTTGAAACAGGAATATTGGAATCCAAAAGAGATCCTGTTTCTTCAGATGATATTTATCCTGTCCACATGATTTTGGATAACAAAGATGGCATACAAGGTTCCTGCCAATATTTTAAAGAGAGAGTAGATATCACTGATCAAATAAGGAAGAAAGATTTGCAGCCTTGTTATACTTACAAAGAAGCTGTTGAAAA ATGGGGAGAGAAATTAGTCATTGTTGCTTCCCAAGAGCAGCGTTACAGAGCCTTAATAGGCTGGGAGGGGGACCCTGACTTGAAACTCCCTGACTTTTCCTACTGCATTCTGGAGCGTTTGGGCCGAGCTCGGTGGCAGGGAGAGCTTCAGAGGGACCTTCACAGTGGGGCTTTCAA AGTGGATGCTGGAAAACTTCATTATCACAGGAGAGTATTGGATAGAAGTGGTCTGATAACGATGCAGTCCCACGTCATCCGACTGCCAAGtggagcacagcagcactcaatccTGCTACTTCTGACTCGCTTCCACGTTGATAG GAGGAGCAAATATGATATTCTGATGGAGAAGCTCTCAAGTATGCTAAGTGCTCGTTCAAACCAGATGGAAACACTAGGAAACTTGAGGGAAGAATTG GGCCTTTGTGAGAGAACCTTCAAACGTCTCTATCAGTACATGATGAATGCTGGCCTGGCCAAGGTCGTGTCTGTCCCCTTGCAAGACATAAACCCCAATGGAGGACCCTACAAGACAAAGAAAG GGACTGATGTCATGGTCCGTTGCCTCAAACTGCTGAAGGAATTTcggaagaaaatggaagattatcatgatgatgatgaagagaTCATCACCAAAGTTGTCCAGCCTGTGGATATTGTTTGTGAAAGGGATATGCTCACCCAGGCTTATCAGCTAA TTGAAAGTAGAGGAACCAAAGGCATTTCTCAGGCAGAAATTCGCCTGGCTATGAATGTGGGGAAGCTGGAAGCAAGGATGCTCTGTCGTCTTCTGGACAGGTACAAAGTTGTCAAG GGTTTTATGGAGGATGAAGGTCGGCAAAGGACCACAAAGTACATTTCCTACATTTTTGCAGAGGAGAGTGATTTAAACCGTCAGTTTGAGAGGGAGAAGGCCAGGAGTGAGGAGTTGGCTACAGTTACTTTGGCTCTGGTGCCAGAAGATTACCCACGTGTGGAAGATGTGTCTCCTGGAGAAGATGAGACTGTGGCCTCAGAGTCTGACAatgaggaagaagggaaaaacaggaagaggagaggaaaaggtcGAAAGACCAGCTCTGGTTCTCCATTGAAATCAAGTGTCCAAGGTGATGCCCATCAGACAACACCAGCCAAAG GCTCAAAGCCAACAGCTGTGAAGTCACAGGGGAAGAAGCAGCCTTCCCCTCAGATTCTTGAAGATCCTGAGGAGCTCTCAGACAACATTTCGGGGGAGAGTTCTACTTTGGGAACCCTAAAGCAGGAGTCCAGTGTTTCCACCTGTGCTCATCCCACGGATGAAGATGGAGATGTGGCTGTGGTGGAGGAAGTCAGACTTGAAGATCCTAAG AAGCCCTGTGGCCACAGGAAGGAGAAGCGTTCCAAGGCCGCAGCGGTGGAGAGGCCCCACGAGACCTACAGGCTTCTGAAGCGCCGCAACCTCATCGTGGAGGCCGTGCGGAACCTGCGCCTCATCGAGAGCCTCTTCAC ACTTCAGAAGATGGTCATGGATCAAGAGAAGCAAGAAGGTGTCTCCACCAAGTGCTGCAAGAAGTCCATTGTGCGGCTGGTGCAGAGGCTGGCGCGGGAGGGGCTCCTCAGGCTCTACCGCACCACGGTCATCCAGGATGGCATCAGCAAAAAG gtggaGTTCGTTGTGCACCCCTCGGTGAGCCCCAGCGATCCCCTGGTGAGAAGCGCCATCGAGCAGGTGCGGTTCCGCATCTCCAACTCCAGCACTGCAAACAG GATTAAAGTGCCCCAGACACCAACATCCCAGGACCATGGTGAGGAAGAAAACCAGGGGCAAGAGGCAGTTCCTGATTCAGGAAAATCGCAAGAAAGCTCATGTAAAGCTGATAATAGTCGGGCAGGGAAAACTGATGAAAAAATGGGCATAACGCAGCTAAAGAACTATCACCCTGTTACAG ttccaGGACTTGGACGTTCTCTTGgctttcttcccaaaatgcCCCGTTTAAGAATGGTCCACATGTTCCTCTGGTACTTAATTTATGGACACCCTTTAAATGAAACACGGCAAAAAGGAAGTAGTGATGGTGAGAGAACACAAGGGCTGGGTGAGAATGCAGCTGTAATTGAAGCACAACCAGATGGGACCTTAGAAATTGTGACAACTGTAGTGAATCCTGAGACCTCTGCACAGGAGACTGAAGTAGATCTTTCTCATCAAACAG TGTACGTGGATGACTCGTCATGGATGCGCTACAtccctcctctcccagtccACAGGGAGTTTGGATTTGGATGGGCTCTTGTCAGTGACATTCTCCTCTGCTTGCCTCTCTCAGTCTTTGTTCAGATTGTACAAGTCAGCTACAAG GTGGAAGGTctggaagattttttaaatgatcCACTAAAAAAGCACACTCTGATCAGATTTCTTCCAAGGCCAGTCCGACAGCAGCTCCTCTACAAAAG GAGGTACATCTTCTCAGTGGTAGAAAACCTTCAAAGATTATGTTACATGGGACTGCTGCAGTTTGGCCCAACAGAGAAGTTTCAAGACAAAGAccag GTGTTTGTGTACATGAAGAGAAATGCTGTGATTGTGGACACCACCATCTGTGACCTGCACTACAACCTGGCCCAGAGCAGCCGCCCCTTTGAGCGGCGCTGGTACGTCCTCAACACCCTGCAGGACGTGGAGAACTTCTGGTTTGATCTGCAGTGTGTCTGCCTGAACACACCCCTGG GAGTTGTCCGCTGTCCTCGGACAAAGAGGAGCAACCTTCCAGGGGAGGAGACTGCTGTGGATGTGGAAAAGGAGCAGGAGTCAGCAGTGAACAAACACAACCTGGAACGAAAGTGTGCCATGCTGGAATACACCAC AGGCAGCAGAGAGGTGGTTGATGATggatccatccctggagatgggctgggagctgcaggtctGGATTCCAGCTTTTATGGGCATCTGAAACGCAATTGGATCTGGACAAGCTACATCATCAATAAGACCAGGAAG GAAAATACAGTTTCTGAAAATGGACTGACAGCAAGACTCCAAACCTTCCTGACCAAACACCCCCTGCCACTCAGTACTGGAG GtaacaaaattaatattttgggAGAAGCAAGGGTAGGATCAGAGTCACTTATCCATAAAGAGGAATATATTGAAATAAGTAAAGAACCAACCCAGGATCGAACAAAACGAGTGAGAGgtggaaaaagccaaaagaggAAGAGGCTTAGGAAAGATGTtggaaagaagacaaagaagaaaaagaaag AAGAGGATTCTGTAGACAAAAGCAAACGGCTGCGCTACCATGACAAGGCTGACCAGAGTGCCCTGCTGAGGATGACGCGGCTGCGCGTGACCTGGACGGTGCAGGAGGACAGCCTGCTCATGCTGTGCAGGATTGCCAGCCACGTGCTCAATGCCAAG GTGAAAGGGCCCTTTGTGCCCTGGCAGGTGGTGAGGGACCTCATGCACTCCAGCTTCGAGGAGTCCCTGGATAAAACCTCCCATTCTGTGGGTCGGAGAGCCCGATACATTGTCAGAAACCCACAGACCTACCTCAATTATAA AGTTTGCCTTGCTGAGGTTTACCAAGATAAAGCCCTCATCGATGATTTCATGAATagagaaaataattatgaaGATCCACAG GTTTGTGCAAAGGAGTTTAAAGAGTTTGTGGAAAGACTGAAAGAGAAATTCAGTTCAACCCTGGGGAATCCCAAACTGGAGATTCCTGACACTCTGGAGGAACTCTTTTCCAG GTTTCGAGTGCTGGCAATCGGAGAAGACACGGATCAAGGCACAAAAGAGGATAATCTGAGCAG tatttaTGATATTCATTTTCTAGTGCTGCAGAATCTGATTCAGAGCACACTGGCACTCTCAGATAACCAGATGGAATCTTGCCAGTCATTCCAG ACATTCCGGCTGTACCAGGAGTACCAGGATGACATCCTGGTCAAGGCTTTCCTGGAGTGCCAGAGGAGGAGCCTGGTGAACCGGCGCAGGGTGAACCACACGCTGGGGCCGAAGAAGAGCCGTGCTCTGCCCTTCGTGCCCATGTCCTACCAGCTGTCCCAGAGCTACTACAG AGTGTTTACGTGGCGGTTCCCCAGCACCATTTGTACAGAGTCCTTCCAGTTCCTGGAGAAGCTCAAGGATGCTGAAAAATCAGACCAGCCACACAACTTCTCatttaaagatgaagaaaatgcatCATCAGAAGGCATGGTGGCATTTCCCATGGATGGCCCTGGTGGGCAGTGTGTGGCCATGCTTTCCCTGTTCTCCCTGGGACTGGTGGCTGTGAATGTGAGAATCCCAGAGCAGATCATCGTGGTGGACAGCTCTATGGTGGAAAATGAAGTGATAAAAAG CTTGGGAAAAGAAGCActtgaggatgatgatgatgacgatgatgacTTGGATGACAGCTCTGGAGGCAAACGCAGAATCGAAGTGAAACCTCGTCAAGCCTCTCACACCAATTATTTACTGATGAGAGGCTACTACTCCCCTGGCATTGTCAGCACACGCAACCTGAGCCCCAGTGACAACATCGTGGTCAACTCCTGCCAGGTGAAGGTCAGGCTCAGATGTACCCCCATCCCAGGAAGGCTCAGCTCTCCAG TTCCTTCCCTGCTCGATCACATGGCTGTGGGCATCTCCTGCCTCCCTGAAACTTTCACCAGGTTGATAAAAGTCCAGGAAGAAAACTATGAGGTGGAAAAGTTTCTCCATGAGTGTACAGAGCGTTACGGGTACAACCCCAGGGATGTGGCGGCTGTTCTGGAGATCCGAAAGGCCATAGAGGCCACTTCCCACTTTGGGATTTGCAAAGCTGAGCTGAGCAAACACTTCTGCAGCTATGAACAGGTGGAAGCTGAACGCAGCAGGAGCTTGGAGCAGTACATTCAG GACCTCATCGAAATGCAGCAGGTTTTAGAAGTAGGAGGCCACACTGTCAGACTGGTGGCAATAGTGTTTGCCAGGCCCTGGCTGTTACGCTCAGTGTGCCTGAAGAACAAAGCAGAGGATGCTGATCAGCCAGGGGCAGACACTGCTCTCCCAGATGTGCCACAGGAGCACCTGCCTTCAGAgccagggaagggacaggaaTGCCtaggagaggaggagcagctgggaaaagACACACAGTGTGCCAGTGATGACGAGCCCCCGAGAAAGAGATGCAAGACTGATGTCCTTCAGGATGACCATCAGCTCTGCCAGGGTGCACAGCCTGCTCTGGGAAGTACAAATGGCAGGAACTTGGATGCAGCTGTTCCTGAGCCTGTCACAAGGAAGGAAGCTGTTTCTGGGGGTGAAGAAGCTCCAGGAGGAGGCTCCCTGGGAGGGCAGGCAGAACCCCCAGCTGAATTCCCAGAGCCTGCTCCAGAGGCTGTGGATGTGGACACTTACAAGGAACAAGTTGAACCTTGTTCTGAGGACAAAGAACTCGAAGTAGAGAACGATGAGCTCAGCACTGAGCACAACAAGCAGATCCCTATCACTGAACAATCAGCCAGTGAGCAGGATGATGATCTTTCCTATTTCCAGGAGAACCCAGGAGTCTCTAAAG gaagcTCTATGACAGATGTCTCCCAGGCAGCCAGGGACCG GGCCTGTGAGAACGTTTGCTTCATTGGGAGGCCGTGGAGGATCGTGGATGGGAACCTCAACAAGCCAGTGTGCAAGGGGATGATGGAAGCCGTGCTCTACCACGTGATGACGAAGCCGGGCGTGACGCAGGCGGGGCTGCTGCAGCACTACAGCGGCGTCCTGCAGCCCGTGGCCGTGCTGGAGATCCTGCAG